One Pseudomonas brassicacearum genomic region harbors:
- a CDS encoding peroxiredoxin — MSLRLGDIAPDFEQDSSAGKIRFHEWLGDSWGVLFSHPADFTPVCTTELGFTAKLKDEFAKRGVKAIALSVDPVDSHHKWIEDINETQGTVVNFPILADADRKVSDLYDLIHPNASDTLTVRSLFVIDPNKKVRLTITYPASTGRNFNEILRVIDSLQLTDNYKVATPANWQDGDEVVIVPSLKDEEELKQRFPKGYRAVKPYLRLTPQPNR; from the coding sequence ATGAGCCTCAGACTCGGCGACATCGCCCCCGACTTCGAACAGGATTCCAGCGCGGGCAAGATCCGCTTCCACGAATGGCTCGGTGACAGCTGGGGCGTGTTGTTTTCCCACCCGGCGGACTTCACGCCGGTGTGCACCACCGAACTGGGGTTCACTGCCAAGCTCAAGGATGAGTTCGCCAAGCGCGGGGTCAAGGCCATTGCTCTGTCGGTGGACCCGGTGGATTCGCACCACAAATGGATCGAGGACATCAACGAAACCCAGGGCACCGTCGTCAATTTCCCGATCCTGGCCGACGCCGACCGCAAGGTTTCTGACCTGTACGACCTGATCCACCCTAACGCCAGCGATACCTTGACCGTGCGCTCGTTGTTCGTGATTGACCCGAACAAGAAGGTTCGCCTGACCATCACGTATCCGGCCAGCACTGGGCGCAATTTCAACGAAATCCTGCGGGTGATCGATTCCTTGCAATTGACCGACAACTACAAAGTCGCCACCCCGGCCAACTGGCAGGACGGTGATGAAGTGGTGATCGTGCCGTCGCTCAAGGATGAAGAGGAACTCAAACAGCGCTTCCCCAAAGGCTATCGCGCTGTGAAGCCCTACCTGCGCCTCACCCCGCAGCCCAACCGCTGA
- the ssuD gene encoding FMNH2-dependent alkanesulfonate monooxygenase, which translates to MSLNIFWFLPTHGDGHYLGTAEGARAVDHGYLQQIAQAADRLGFGGVLIPTGRSCEDSWLVAASLIPVTQRLKFLVALRPGIISPTVAARQAATLDRLSGGRALFNLVTGGDPDELAGDGLFLDHEQRYQASVEFTRIWRRVLEGETVDYDGEHISVKGAKLLYPPIQQPRPPLYFGGSSEAAQDLAAEQVEMVLTWGEPPAAVAEKIAQVRAKAAKLGRTVRFGIRLHVIVRETNAEAWQAANRLISHLDDETIARAQASLARFDSVGQQRMAALHGGSRDKLEVSPNLWAGVGLVRGGAGTALVGDGPTVAARVKEYAELGIDTFIFSGYPHLEESYRVAELLFPHLDVERPELPKSQGYVSPFGEMVANDILPKAASQS; encoded by the coding sequence ATGAGCCTCAATATTTTCTGGTTCTTGCCCACCCACGGTGACGGCCATTACCTTGGCACCGCCGAAGGCGCCCGCGCCGTCGATCACGGCTACCTGCAACAGATTGCCCAAGCGGCCGATCGACTGGGTTTTGGTGGCGTGCTGATCCCCACCGGGCGTTCTTGCGAGGATTCCTGGCTGGTGGCCGCTTCGTTGATTCCCGTGACCCAGCGCCTGAAGTTTCTCGTCGCCCTGCGCCCCGGGATCATTTCCCCGACGGTGGCGGCGCGTCAGGCCGCGACCCTCGATCGGTTGTCCGGCGGGCGGGCGTTGTTCAACCTGGTGACCGGCGGTGACCCGGACGAACTGGCCGGCGATGGCCTGTTTCTCGACCACGAGCAACGCTATCAGGCATCGGTGGAATTCACCCGCATCTGGCGCCGGGTGCTGGAAGGCGAAACCGTGGATTACGACGGCGAACACATCAGTGTGAAGGGCGCCAAACTGCTCTATCCGCCGATCCAGCAACCGCGTCCGCCGCTGTATTTCGGCGGCTCGTCGGAAGCTGCCCAGGACTTGGCGGCCGAGCAAGTGGAAATGGTATTGACCTGGGGCGAACCACCCGCGGCCGTCGCGGAAAAAATCGCCCAGGTGCGGGCCAAGGCGGCGAAACTCGGGCGTACCGTGCGCTTCGGCATCCGCCTGCATGTAATCGTGCGTGAAACCAACGCCGAGGCCTGGCAAGCGGCCAACCGGCTGATCTCCCATCTGGATGACGAGACCATTGCCCGTGCCCAGGCCTCCCTGGCGCGCTTCGATTCGGTGGGCCAGCAGCGCATGGCCGCCCTGCACGGCGGCAGCCGCGACAAGCTGGAAGTCAGCCCCAACCTCTGGGCCGGTGTCGGCCTGGTTCGCGGCGGTGCCGGTACGGCGCTGGTGGGCGACGGTCCGACCGTGGCGGCGCGGGTCAAGGAATACGCTGAACTGGGGATCGACACCTTTATCTTTTCCGGTTATCCACACCTGGAGGAGTCCTACCGCGTGGCGGAACTGCTGTTTCCGCACCTGGACGTGGAACGCCCGGAACTGCCGAAAAGCCAGGGTTATGTGAGCCCCTTCGGTGAAATGGTCGCCAACGACATCCTGCCCAAAGCCGCGTCCCAGAGCTGA
- a CDS encoding sulfonate ABC transporter substrate-binding protein: MRTVILRRGLVALFAAAVSFGVVTQAQAETLRIGYQKYGTLVLLKAKGSLEKRLAAQGVDVQWTEFPGGPQLLEGLNVGSIDFGVTGETPPVFAQAAGADLLYVAYEPPAPASEAILVPKGSAIQSVQDLKGKKVVLNKGSNVHYLLVRALEDAGLKYSDIQTVFLPPADARAAFERGSVDAWVIWDPYQAAAEQQLQARTLRDGKGIVDNHQFYLATKPYAQKNPQVITALVEEVRAVGEWSRANPEDVTKQVSPLLGLPADITLTSVKRQGYGALFLTPEVVAAQQKIADSFYQLKLIPKPLSIKDVIWTPPAAVATAQ; this comes from the coding sequence ATGCGCACTGTCATTTTGCGTCGCGGGCTGGTCGCTCTGTTTGCTGCGGCTGTGTCCTTCGGCGTCGTTACCCAGGCTCAAGCCGAAACCTTGCGGATCGGTTATCAGAAATACGGCACCCTGGTGCTGCTCAAGGCCAAGGGCTCTTTGGAGAAACGCCTGGCCGCCCAAGGCGTAGACGTGCAATGGACCGAATTCCCCGGTGGCCCGCAACTGCTTGAAGGCCTGAACGTCGGTTCCATCGACTTCGGCGTGACCGGTGAAACCCCGCCGGTGTTCGCCCAGGCGGCGGGCGCCGATCTGCTCTACGTCGCCTACGAACCGCCAGCGCCCGCCAGCGAGGCCATCCTGGTACCCAAGGGGTCTGCTATCCAGTCGGTGCAAGACCTCAAGGGCAAGAAAGTCGTGTTGAACAAAGGCTCCAACGTCCACTACCTGCTGGTGCGGGCGCTGGAGGATGCCGGCCTCAAGTACTCCGATATCCAGACGGTTTTCCTGCCGCCGGCCGACGCCCGCGCCGCGTTCGAGCGTGGCAGCGTCGACGCCTGGGTGATCTGGGATCCGTACCAGGCTGCCGCCGAGCAGCAGTTGCAGGCGCGCACCCTGCGTGATGGCAAAGGCATCGTCGACAACCATCAGTTTTACCTCGCGACCAAACCCTATGCGCAAAAGAACCCCCAGGTCATCACGGCTCTGGTGGAAGAAGTGCGTGCAGTGGGCGAGTGGTCCAGGGCCAACCCTGAAGACGTGACCAAACAGGTATCGCCGCTGCTCGGCCTGCCTGCCGACATCACCCTGACGTCGGTGAAGCGCCAAGGCTACGGGGCGTTGTTCCTCACGCCGGAAGTGGTGGCGGCGCAGCAGAAAATCGCCGACAGCTTCTACCAGCTCAAATTGATTCCCAAGCCCTTGAGCATCAAGGACGTGATCTGGACGCCGCCGGCAGCCGTTGCGACCGCGCAGTAA
- the ssuC gene encoding aliphatic sulfonate ABC transporter permease SsuC, whose amino-acid sequence MKKIIHNLAPWAVPLLLLAVWQLSVSAGWLSTRILPAPVAVIEAGVSLVRSGEIWTHLAISGWRAAVGFLIGGGIGLALGFITGLSKWGERLLDSSVQMVRNVPHLALIPLVILWFGIDESAKIFLVALGTLFPIYLNTYHGIRNVDPALVEMSRSYGLSGFSLFRQVILPGALPSILVGVRFALGFMWLTLIVAETISASSGIGYLAMNAREFLQTDVVVLAILLYAVLGKLADLAARGLERVWLRWHPAYQVNKGGAT is encoded by the coding sequence ATGAAGAAAATCATCCACAACCTGGCGCCGTGGGCGGTGCCGCTGCTGTTGCTGGCGGTCTGGCAACTGTCGGTGTCGGCGGGCTGGTTATCCACGCGGATCCTGCCGGCCCCCGTGGCGGTGATCGAAGCCGGGGTGAGCCTGGTGCGCAGCGGCGAGATCTGGACGCACCTGGCCATCAGCGGTTGGCGGGCCGCGGTCGGTTTCCTGATCGGCGGTGGCATCGGCCTGGCCTTGGGCTTTATCACCGGCCTGTCGAAATGGGGTGAGCGCCTGCTGGACAGTTCGGTGCAAATGGTCCGGAACGTCCCGCACCTGGCGTTGATTCCGCTGGTGATCCTGTGGTTTGGCATCGACGAGTCGGCGAAGATTTTCCTGGTGGCCCTGGGCACGTTGTTCCCGATCTACCTCAACACCTACCACGGGATCCGCAACGTCGACCCGGCGTTGGTGGAGATGTCCCGCAGCTACGGCTTGTCCGGCTTCAGCCTGTTTCGCCAGGTGATCCTGCCGGGCGCCTTGCCTTCGATCCTGGTGGGCGTGCGTTTTGCCCTGGGCTTCATGTGGCTGACGCTGATCGTGGCGGAAACCATCTCGGCCAGCTCCGGCATTGGTTACCTGGCAATGAATGCCCGGGAGTTTTTGCAGACCGATGTGGTGGTGCTGGCGATTCTTCTCTACGCCGTACTGGGTAAATTGGCCGATCTTGCCGCCCGTGGGCTTGAGCGGGTTTGGCTGCGCTGGCATCCGGCGTATCAAGTGAACAAGGGAGGTGCCACATGA
- a CDS encoding OprD family outer membrane porin, producing the protein MNKSTLALAVAVGVLAQQAGAAGFIEDSKASVSSRTLYFDNDNREGGSDQRETATGLKFDYKSGFTQGVVGFGIDAQALVGIHLDGGRGHHPDNNSFVPSDTDGSAVHNWSRLSGNVKALFSKTEAHLGGALAPNLPILVASDGRLLPQTFEGGTITSKEIDGVTFNAGQLEHAVGRAGSNSTGLAVNGGTEESNQFRYGGADWKVTKDLTLQYYYANLQDYYKQHFLGAVHVFPISEGQSFKTDLRYFDSSSDGRNGDAGYRFNNNGGYAKNPGEVDNKTWSAMFTYTLGGSAFLLGHQQVGDDGGFVYLNQGSLLNDAGRNEGAGGSSFYLFTDSMINAFVRAGENTTFGQYSYDFTALGAPGLKAAIAYLHGDDIKSATGGSDSSEWERDMRLDYVVQQGPLKGFGTTLRHGTYRGSGTGIASQDQTRLIFNYTYNFM; encoded by the coding sequence ATGAACAAGTCCACCTTGGCACTGGCTGTGGCCGTTGGGGTTTTGGCGCAGCAAGCAGGCGCCGCCGGTTTTATCGAAGACAGCAAGGCGTCTGTCAGTTCCCGTACGCTGTATTTTGATAACGATAACCGCGAAGGCGGTTCCGACCAGCGTGAGACGGCCACTGGCCTGAAGTTCGACTACAAGTCCGGTTTCACCCAAGGCGTTGTTGGTTTTGGTATCGATGCCCAGGCCTTGGTCGGTATTCACCTCGATGGTGGTAGAGGCCATCACCCGGACAACAACTCCTTTGTTCCAAGTGACACCGACGGTTCGGCTGTACACAACTGGAGTCGTCTGTCTGGCAACGTAAAGGCGCTTTTCTCGAAGACCGAGGCTCACTTGGGCGGCGCCCTTGCACCTAACCTGCCGATCCTGGTCGCCAGTGATGGCCGTCTGCTGCCGCAAACCTTCGAAGGTGGCACCATCACTTCGAAGGAAATCGACGGCGTGACCTTCAACGCCGGTCAGCTGGAACACGCTGTTGGCCGTGCGGGGAGTAACAGCACTGGCCTGGCAGTGAACGGCGGTACCGAGGAAAGCAACCAGTTCCGTTACGGTGGTGCTGATTGGAAAGTCACCAAAGACCTGACCCTGCAGTACTACTACGCCAACCTGCAAGACTATTACAAACAGCACTTCCTGGGTGCCGTACATGTTTTCCCGATCAGTGAAGGCCAGTCGTTCAAAACTGATCTGCGCTACTTCGACAGCAGCTCGGATGGTCGTAACGGCGATGCTGGCTATCGCTTCAACAACAACGGTGGTTATGCCAAGAACCCGGGCGAGGTCGATAACAAGACCTGGAGCGCCATGTTCACTTACACCCTGGGCGGCAGCGCCTTCCTGTTGGGTCACCAGCAAGTTGGCGATGACGGTGGCTTTGTCTACCTCAACCAGGGCAGCCTGCTCAATGACGCCGGCCGTAACGAAGGGGCGGGTGGTTCGAGCTTCTACCTGTTCACCGACAGCATGATCAACGCATTTGTCCGTGCCGGTGAAAACACCACCTTCGGCCAATACTCCTACGACTTCACCGCCCTGGGTGCTCCAGGCCTGAAGGCTGCGATTGCCTACCTGCACGGCGATGACATCAAGTCTGCCACTGGCGGAAGCGATTCGTCCGAGTGGGAACGCGACATGCGCTTGGACTACGTCGTGCAGCAAGGTCCGTTGAAAGGCTTTGGCACTACCCTGCGTCACGGCACCTACCGTGGTAGCGGCACTGGTATCGCCAGCCAGGATCAGACCCGCCTGATCTTTAACTACACTTACAACTTCATGTAA
- the ssuB gene encoding aliphatic sulfonates ABC transporter ATP-binding protein, which translates to MTAQQPPRLLRGIPLAVRKLQKTFGSRQVLREIDLHIPAGQFVAVVGRSGCGKSTLLRLLAGLDQPTGGQLLAGSASLSEAREDTRLMFQEARLLPWKKNIDNVGLGLKGNWRPQALQALEAVGLADRAHEWPAALSGGQKQRVALARALIHQPRLLLLDEPLGALDALTRIEMQQLIERLWQQYGFTVLLVTHDVSEAVAIADRVILIEDGQIGLDLPIDLPRPRVRGSHRLATLETEVLNRVLSLPGQPPEPEPVSPLPTQLRWAQ; encoded by the coding sequence ATGACCGCCCAACAACCTCCGCGCCTGCTGCGAGGCATTCCGCTGGCGGTGCGCAAGCTGCAGAAAACCTTCGGCTCGCGCCAGGTACTGCGGGAGATCGACCTGCATATCCCGGCCGGGCAGTTCGTGGCCGTGGTCGGTCGCAGCGGCTGCGGCAAAAGTACTTTGCTGCGCTTGTTGGCTGGCCTCGACCAGCCAACCGGCGGCCAGCTGTTGGCGGGCTCGGCGTCATTGAGCGAGGCACGGGAAGACACGCGGCTGATGTTCCAGGAAGCACGTTTGCTGCCCTGGAAAAAAAACATCGACAACGTCGGTCTCGGCCTCAAAGGCAACTGGCGGCCGCAAGCGTTGCAGGCACTGGAAGCGGTGGGCCTGGCCGACCGCGCCCATGAGTGGCCGGCGGCGCTGTCCGGCGGACAGAAACAACGGGTGGCCCTGGCTCGTGCCTTGATCCATCAACCGCGCCTGCTGTTGCTCGACGAGCCCTTGGGAGCGCTGGACGCCCTGACTCGCATCGAGATGCAGCAATTGATCGAGCGCCTGTGGCAGCAATACGGTTTTACCGTGCTGCTGGTAACCCATGACGTGAGTGAAGCCGTGGCGATCGCCGATAGGGTGATCCTGATCGAGGACGGTCAGATCGGCCTCGACCTGCCCATCGACCTGCCACGTCCACGGGTTCGCGGCTCCCATCGCCTGGCAACCCTGGAAACCGAAGTCCTCAACCGCGTGCTGTCCTTGCCCGGCCAACCGCCGGAACCCGAACCCGTTTCACCCTTGCCTACGCAATTGCGTTGGGCGCAATAA
- the ssuE gene encoding NADPH-dependent FMN reductase — MLVVSLGGSPSQRSRSGVLLERSQRWLQQQGVEVVSYQVRDFPAEDLLHARFDSPKVVDLLQQIENADGLLIATPVYKASFSGALKTVLDLLPERALAHKVVLPMATGGSIAHMLAVDYALKPVLSALKAQEMLHGIFAEDSQIAYGEGNAQAQLAPALQQRLDEALEQFFSAMARRPRPLDPGVLNERLLSARWSI, encoded by the coding sequence ATGTTGGTCGTCTCACTCGGTGGCAGTCCCAGCCAACGCTCCCGTTCCGGAGTGCTACTGGAGCGCTCGCAGCGCTGGTTGCAGCAGCAAGGTGTGGAAGTGGTGAGCTATCAGGTGCGCGATTTCCCGGCCGAGGATCTGCTCCATGCCCGCTTCGACAGCCCGAAGGTGGTCGACCTGCTCCAGCAGATTGAAAATGCCGACGGCCTGCTAATCGCCACACCGGTCTACAAGGCGTCTTTTTCCGGTGCGCTGAAGACCGTGCTGGACTTGCTGCCCGAACGCGCCTTGGCCCATAAGGTGGTACTGCCCATGGCCACCGGCGGCAGCATCGCCCATATGCTGGCGGTGGATTACGCCCTCAAGCCGGTGCTGTCGGCGCTCAAGGCCCAGGAAATGCTCCATGGGATCTTTGCCGAGGACAGTCAGATCGCTTACGGCGAAGGCAACGCCCAAGCGCAATTGGCGCCGGCCCTGCAACAACGCCTCGACGAAGCTCTGGAGCAGTTTTTCAGCGCCATGGCTCGTCGCCCAAGGCCATTGGACCCTGGCGTGTTGAACGAACGTTTGTTGAGTGCTCGCTGGAGCATTTGA